From one Gracilibacillus salinarum genomic stretch:
- a CDS encoding glutaredoxin family protein encodes MKLTLYGKEHCSLCTDAYHILEMLQQDFLFEIEEVDIYNEDELLEAFHLMIPVLKDQETVIDTGIIDIQTVENYLLSKNNSENS; translated from the coding sequence ATGAAATTAACACTATACGGAAAAGAACACTGTTCCTTGTGCACTGATGCTTACCATATATTAGAAATGCTGCAACAGGATTTTTTGTTTGAAATAGAAGAAGTCGATATTTATAATGAAGATGAGTTGTTAGAAGCTTTCCACCTGATGATCCCAGTCCTTAAAGATCAAGAAACGGTCATCGACACGGGCATAATCGACATCCAAACTGTCGAAAACTATCTATTATCGAAAAATAATTCAGAAAATAGTTGA
- a CDS encoding sugar-binding transcriptional regulator translates to MNEISEFRVLESQIKDKLQLEHVIIVAGNSDNQASVKQELGKACVQFLSTIITSEQTIAVTGGTSMAEVANHMKPIEHASSCTFVPARGGLGEQVENQANSICAQMAKKGKGNYRMLYVPDPLSEETYHSIIEEPAIKDILELIHDAKIVLHSIGDAFTMAKRRKASEQVLNELRTGNAVSEAFGYYLNEQGEVVYKVRTVGMQLEELEKAQYVVAVAGGTSKAKAIQSYFKQGKSNVLITDEAAAQELLKG, encoded by the coding sequence ATGAATGAAATTTCCGAATTCCGTGTTTTAGAATCTCAAATTAAGGATAAATTACAACTGGAGCATGTTATTATTGTAGCTGGTAACAGTGACAATCAGGCTTCTGTGAAACAGGAATTAGGAAAAGCATGTGTACAGTTTCTAAGCACGATAATAACTTCCGAGCAAACTATTGCTGTTACTGGAGGCACTTCGATGGCAGAGGTTGCTAATCATATGAAGCCGATAGAACATGCGTCAAGCTGTACTTTTGTGCCAGCAAGAGGAGGACTTGGTGAGCAAGTAGAAAACCAAGCTAATTCTATCTGCGCGCAAATGGCGAAGAAAGGAAAAGGCAATTATCGAATGCTCTATGTACCCGATCCTTTAAGCGAAGAAACGTATCATTCGATCATTGAGGAACCAGCTATTAAAGACATTTTGGAATTGATTCATGATGCCAAAATCGTTTTGCACAGTATTGGTGATGCCTTTACGATGGCAAAGCGCCGAAAAGCATCGGAGCAAGTTCTGAATGAGCTGAGAACAGGTAATGCTGTGAGTGAAGCTTTTGGTTATTACCTTAATGAGCAAGGTGAAGTTGTGTACAAGGTACGCACTGTTGGTATGCAACTGGAAGAACTAGAAAAAGCTCAATATGTCGTGGCCGTTGCTGGTGGAACATCTAAGGCAAAGGCAATTCAATCGTACTTCAAACAAGGTAAAAGTAATGTATTGATCACCGACGAAGCAGCAGCACAAGAGTTGTTAAAGGGATAA
- the gap gene encoding type I glyceraldehyde-3-phosphate dehydrogenase, with translation MAVKIGINGFGRIGRNVFRQALKNDEVEVVAVNDLTDANMLAHLLKYDSVHGKLDQEVSVNGDSLVVGGKEIKVLSERDPANLGWGDLGVEIVVESTGIFTQRDAAAKHLTAGAKKVIISAPAKEEDITVVMGVNEDKYDPASHDVISNASCTTNCLAPYAKVLNDKFGLKRGMMTTIHSYTNDQQILDLPHKDYRRARAASENIIPTTTGAAKAVSLVLPELEGKLNGMAMRVPTPDGSLVDLVAELDQEVTAEDVNGALKEAAEGHLKGILGYSDEPLVSVDYIGNTNSSTIDGLSTMVMEGNMVKVVSWYDNEMGYSSRVVDLAAYVKAQGL, from the coding sequence ATGGCAGTAAAAATTGGTATTAATGGTTTTGGCCGTATCGGTCGTAACGTTTTCCGTCAAGCTTTAAAAAATGATGAGGTAGAAGTAGTAGCGGTTAATGATTTAACTGATGCAAATATGCTTGCACACCTACTAAAATATGATTCTGTTCACGGTAAACTTGATCAAGAAGTTTCTGTAAACGGTGATTCTTTAGTAGTAGGTGGAAAAGAAATCAAAGTTCTTTCTGAGCGCGATCCAGCTAACTTAGGTTGGGGAGACTTAGGAGTAGAGATCGTTGTTGAATCAACTGGTATCTTTACACAACGTGACGCAGCAGCGAAACACTTAACTGCTGGTGCGAAAAAAGTTATCATCTCTGCACCTGCTAAAGAAGAAGATATTACAGTTGTAATGGGTGTAAACGAAGATAAATATGATCCAGCAAGCCACGATGTAATCTCAAATGCTTCTTGTACAACAAACTGTTTAGCACCTTATGCTAAAGTATTGAATGACAAGTTCGGCTTGAAGCGTGGTATGATGACGACTATTCACTCATACACAAATGATCAGCAAATTCTAGATTTACCACATAAGGATTACCGTCGTGCTCGTGCGGCTTCTGAAAATATCATTCCTACAACTACTGGTGCTGCAAAAGCAGTTTCACTAGTATTACCTGAATTAGAAGGTAAATTGAATGGTATGGCAATGCGTGTACCTACTCCAGACGGATCTCTTGTAGATTTAGTTGCAGAATTAGATCAAGAAGTAACAGCTGAAGACGTAAATGGTGCATTAAAAGAAGCAGCAGAAGGTCACTTGAAAGGTATCCTTGGATATTCTGACGAGCCATTAGTATCTGTTGACTACATCGGTAACACTAACTCTTCTACTATTGATGGTCTTTCTACAATGGTAATGGAAGGCAACATGGTAAAAGTAGTATCTTGGTACGATAACGAAATGGGATACTCCAGCCGTGTAGTAGACTTAGCAGCATACGTTAAAGCACAAGGACTATAA
- a CDS encoding phosphoglycerate kinase yields the protein MNKQTIKDIDVKGKKVFCRVDFNVPMKDGEVTDDTRIKAALPTIQYLSEQGAKVILASHLGRPGGEVVEELRMDAVAKRLSDLINKTVIKTDEVFGAEVQEAVGQLEDGGLLLIENVRFEAGETKNDPALAKEFASLADYYVNDAFGAAHRAHASTAGIAEHIPSAAGFLLEKELDVLGKALSDPERPFTAIIGGAKVKDKIGVIDNLLDKVDNLIIGGGLAYTFVKALGHEVGKSLLEEDKIELAKEYMQKAKDKGVNFVMPVDVVVADDFSNDANTQIVDIDQIPADLEALDIGPKTREQYADIVKDSKLVIWNGPMGVFELETFANGTKAVADALSKTEGYTVIGGGDSAAAVEKFHYAEQMDHISTGGGASLEFMEGKELPGVSVLTDK from the coding sequence ATGAACAAGCAAACAATCAAAGACATTGATGTAAAAGGAAAAAAAGTATTTTGCCGTGTTGATTTCAACGTACCGATGAAGGACGGAGAAGTGACAGATGATACACGTATTAAAGCAGCACTGCCAACCATTCAGTACTTATCTGAGCAAGGCGCAAAAGTAATTCTTGCCAGTCACTTAGGACGTCCGGGTGGAGAAGTAGTAGAAGAATTACGTATGGACGCTGTTGCTAAACGCTTAAGTGATCTTATCAACAAAACTGTTATCAAGACAGATGAGGTATTTGGTGCAGAAGTACAGGAAGCGGTAGGTCAATTAGAAGACGGTGGCCTTTTACTAATCGAAAACGTACGATTCGAAGCAGGTGAAACGAAAAATGATCCTGCGCTAGCTAAAGAATTCGCTAGTCTTGCTGATTACTATGTGAATGATGCGTTTGGTGCAGCACACCGCGCTCATGCTTCTACAGCTGGTATTGCAGAACATATTCCGTCTGCAGCAGGCTTCTTGCTTGAAAAAGAATTAGATGTTTTAGGCAAAGCATTATCTGATCCGGAAAGACCTTTTACAGCAATTATTGGCGGTGCCAAAGTAAAAGATAAAATCGGTGTAATTGATAACTTATTAGATAAGGTGGACAACTTGATCATCGGCGGAGGCCTTGCTTATACATTTGTTAAAGCATTAGGCCATGAGGTCGGTAAATCTTTATTAGAAGAAGACAAGATTGAATTAGCGAAAGAATACATGCAAAAGGCGAAAGACAAGGGCGTTAATTTTGTCATGCCTGTTGACGTAGTAGTAGCGGATGATTTCTCAAATGATGCGAATACGCAAATCGTAGACATTGACCAAATTCCAGCTGACCTAGAAGCATTGGACATTGGGCCGAAAACACGTGAACAATATGCTGATATCGTAAAAGATTCCAAATTAGTTATTTGGAACGGACCGATGGGTGTGTTTGAATTGGAAACATTTGCTAATGGTACAAAAGCTGTTGCAGATGCATTAAGTAAAACAGAAGGTTATACTGTAATTGGTGGCGGTGATTCTGCTGCTGCAGTTGAGAAATTTCATTACGCAGAACAAATGGACCACATCTCAACTGGTGGTGGAGCTTCCTTGGAATTCATGGAAGGAAAAGAACTACCAGGTGTTAGTGTACTAACAGACAAGTAA
- the tpiA gene encoding triose-phosphate isomerase, with amino-acid sequence MRKKVIAGNWKMNKLLGEAVEFVEETKNKVASQDKVESVVCAPFPYLPTLVEKTKGTELAVAAQNMHFEENGAFTGEVSPSMLADIGVTYVVLGHSERREMFAETDETVNKKAHAAFANHLIPIICVGETLDQREANETMTIVEAQVKAALAGLSEEQVKASIIAYEPIWAIGTGKTATSEQANEVCTHIRKVVADAVSAAAGDAVRIQYGGSVKPANVDELLSQSDIDGALVGGASLEADSFLQLVEAGAK; translated from the coding sequence ATGCGTAAAAAAGTTATTGCAGGTAACTGGAAAATGAACAAGTTACTTGGCGAAGCAGTTGAATTTGTAGAAGAAACTAAAAACAAGGTAGCAAGTCAAGACAAAGTGGAATCAGTTGTTTGTGCTCCTTTCCCTTATCTGCCTACTTTGGTAGAGAAGACAAAAGGAACGGAATTAGCAGTTGCAGCGCAAAACATGCATTTTGAAGAAAATGGTGCTTTTACTGGTGAAGTAAGCCCTAGTATGCTTGCTGATATCGGCGTAACATACGTCGTGCTAGGTCACTCTGAGCGTCGTGAAATGTTTGCTGAAACAGACGAAACAGTTAACAAAAAAGCACATGCAGCATTCGCTAACCATTTAATTCCAATTATCTGTGTTGGTGAAACATTAGATCAACGTGAAGCAAATGAAACGATGACAATTGTCGAAGCCCAGGTGAAAGCTGCTCTTGCTGGCTTATCAGAAGAGCAAGTAAAAGCTTCGATCATTGCCTATGAACCGATCTGGGCTATTGGAACTGGTAAGACAGCTACTTCTGAGCAAGCGAATGAAGTTTGTACGCATATTCGTAAGGTAGTAGCAGATGCTGTATCTGCTGCAGCTGGTGATGCGGTGCGTATTCAATATGGTGGATCTGTGAAACCAGCAAATGTTGATGAGTTACTTTCACAGTCTGATATTGACGGCGCGCTTGTAGGTGGTGCAAGTCTGGAAGCTGATTCCTTCTTACAGTTAGTGGAGGCTGGTGCAAAATGA
- the gpmI gene encoding 2,3-bisphosphoglycerate-independent phosphoglycerate mutase, with protein sequence MSQDKLAALIILDGYAIRDEEKGNAVKKANTPNFDRYWKQYAHNQLTASGEAVGLPEGQMGNSEVGHLNIGAGRIVYQSLTRVNLSIKDGDFFDNQVLLDAVDHAKKHDKALHVFGLLSDGGVHSHIQHLYAVLKLAADKGVEKVYVHAFLDGRDVDQKSAKKYIKDAQEKMAEYGVGEFATLSGRYYSMDRDKRWDRVKKSYDAMVYGEGPTYTDPLEVVEDSYKNEIYDEFVIPSVITDENGKPKATIQDDDSVIFYNFRPDRAIQISRTFANEDFRDFDRGDKAPKNIHFVCLTNFSETVDGYVAYKPVNLDNTVGEVLAQNNLNQLRIAETEKYPHVTFFMSGGREKEFPGEKRILIDSPKVATYDLKPEMSAYEVTDALLEELDRDEQNAIILNFANPDMVGHSGMLEPTVKAIETVDECLGKIVDKIVKKGGHAIITADHGNSDEVITAEGDPMTAHTTNPVPVIVTKDDIELRDGGILADLAPTLLDLLQVDKPKEMTGDSLIKK encoded by the coding sequence ATGAGCCAAGACAAACTAGCAGCCCTCATCATCCTTGACGGTTATGCTATAAGAGATGAGGAAAAAGGAAATGCGGTGAAAAAGGCAAACACGCCTAACTTTGATCGTTATTGGAAGCAATATGCACACAATCAGTTAACAGCAAGTGGTGAAGCGGTTGGCTTACCTGAAGGTCAAATGGGTAACTCAGAAGTGGGTCACTTGAACATTGGGGCAGGTCGAATCGTTTATCAAAGCTTAACTCGTGTTAACTTATCTATTAAAGATGGCGATTTCTTTGACAACCAAGTGTTATTAGATGCAGTAGACCATGCTAAGAAGCATGACAAAGCATTACATGTCTTTGGTTTGTTATCTGATGGCGGTGTACATAGTCATATCCAGCACCTGTATGCTGTTCTTAAACTAGCAGCAGATAAAGGTGTGGAGAAAGTATATGTGCACGCGTTCTTAGATGGACGAGATGTTGATCAGAAATCTGCCAAAAAATATATTAAAGATGCACAAGAAAAAATGGCTGAATATGGTGTAGGTGAGTTTGCTACATTATCAGGTCGTTATTATTCCATGGACCGTGACAAGCGTTGGGACCGTGTCAAGAAGTCGTATGATGCAATGGTATACGGCGAAGGACCGACATATACCGATCCACTGGAAGTTGTAGAGGATTCTTACAAGAACGAAATCTATGACGAGTTCGTGATTCCGTCTGTTATTACAGATGAGAATGGCAAGCCAAAAGCAACGATTCAGGATGATGACTCGGTTATTTTCTATAACTTCCGTCCTGACCGCGCGATCCAAATCTCACGTACTTTCGCAAATGAAGATTTCCGTGATTTTGATCGTGGCGATAAAGCGCCGAAGAATATTCACTTCGTTTGCCTGACGAACTTCAGCGAAACGGTAGATGGCTATGTTGCATATAAGCCAGTAAATTTAGACAATACAGTTGGTGAAGTATTAGCACAGAATAACCTGAATCAGCTACGTATTGCTGAAACCGAGAAATATCCACACGTTACCTTCTTTATGAGTGGTGGACGTGAAAAAGAATTTCCTGGTGAAAAACGAATCTTAATTGATTCACCGAAAGTAGCAACATATGATCTGAAACCGGAAATGAGTGCGTATGAAGTGACAGATGCATTGCTTGAGGAACTGGATAGAGACGAGCAGAATGCGATCATCTTGAACTTTGCCAATCCGGATATGGTAGGTCATTCAGGTATGCTGGAGCCTACTGTGAAGGCAATCGAAACAGTAGATGAATGCCTTGGTAAAATTGTAGATAAGATCGTTAAGAAAGGCGGTCATGCGATTATAACTGCTGACCACGGTAACTCCGACGAGGTGATTACAGCTGAAGGAGACCCAATGACGGCACACACAACGAATCCGGTACCAGTCATCGTAACAAAAGATGACATTGAATTACGTGATGGCGGGATCCTTGCTGATTTAGCGCCAACACTTCTTGACTTATTACAGGTCGATAAACCGAAAGAAATGACTGGAGACAGTTTAATAAAAAAATAA
- the eno gene encoding phosphopyruvate hydratase, with protein sequence MPYITDVYAREILDSRGNPTVEVEIYTESGAFGSALVPSGASTGEHEAVELRDGDKDRYLGKGVLKAVENVNEVIAPELMGIDVTRQVVIDQLLLELDGTENKGKLGANAILGVSMAAAHAAADYLGVPLYTYLGGFNATTLPTPMMNILNGGEHADNNVDIQEFMIMPVGAPTFREALRMGAEVFHSLKKVLSSKGYNTGVGDEGGFAPNLKSNEEALSTIIEAIEAAGYKPGEEVKLAMDVASSEFYEDGKYNLKGEGVVRSSEEMVGWYEEMVNKYPIVSIEDGLDENDWEGHKILTERIGDRVQLVGDDLFVTNTKRLAQGIEQGVGNSILVKVNQIGTLTETFEAIEMAKRAGYTAVISHRSGETEDATIADIAVATNAGQIKTGAPSRTDRVAKYNQLLRIEDELVGTAKYAGKTAFYNLNK encoded by the coding sequence ATGCCATATATTACAGATGTTTACGCACGCGAAATATTAGATTCCCGTGGTAACCCGACAGTTGAAGTAGAAATTTATACAGAATCAGGAGCATTCGGTTCTGCACTTGTACCAAGTGGTGCATCTACTGGTGAACACGAAGCAGTAGAATTACGTGATGGTGACAAAGACCGTTATTTAGGTAAAGGTGTCTTAAAAGCAGTAGAAAACGTAAACGAAGTAATCGCGCCTGAATTAATGGGTATCGATGTGACTCGTCAAGTAGTAATCGATCAACTTTTATTAGAACTTGATGGTACAGAAAACAAAGGTAAATTAGGTGCGAACGCAATCCTTGGTGTATCAATGGCAGCAGCACATGCAGCAGCAGATTACCTAGGTGTACCATTATACACTTACTTAGGTGGATTCAATGCAACAACTCTTCCAACACCAATGATGAACATCTTAAATGGTGGAGAGCATGCGGATAACAACGTAGATATCCAAGAATTTATGATCATGCCTGTAGGTGCTCCAACGTTCCGTGAAGCACTACGTATGGGAGCAGAAGTATTCCACAGCTTGAAAAAAGTACTTAGCAGCAAAGGCTATAACACTGGTGTTGGTGACGAAGGTGGTTTCGCACCAAACTTAAAATCAAATGAAGAAGCACTTTCAACGATCATCGAAGCGATCGAAGCAGCTGGTTACAAGCCAGGTGAAGAAGTGAAATTAGCAATGGACGTAGCATCTTCTGAATTCTATGAAGATGGTAAATATAACCTTAAAGGTGAAGGTGTTGTACGTTCTTCTGAAGAAATGGTTGGATGGTATGAAGAAATGGTTAACAAATACCCAATCGTTTCTATCGAAGACGGTTTAGATGAAAATGACTGGGAAGGTCATAAAATCTTAACAGAACGCATCGGTGACCGCGTTCAATTAGTAGGGGACGACTTATTCGTTACAAACACGAAACGTCTTGCACAAGGTATCGAGCAAGGTGTAGGTAACTCTATCCTTGTTAAAGTGAACCAAATTGGTACGCTTACCGAAACTTTTGAAGCAATTGAAATGGCTAAACGCGCTGGATATACAGCAGTTATCTCTCACCGTTCTGGTGAAACTGAAGACGCAACAATCGCTGATATCGCAGTTGCAACTAATGCTGGTCAAATCAAAACAGGTGCACCATCTCGTACAGACCGCGTTGCGAAATACAACCAGTTACTACGTATCGAAGATGAGCTTGTTGGAACAGCAAAATACGCTGGAAAGACTGCATTCTACAACTTAAACAAATAA
- a CDS encoding ABC transporter substrate-binding protein, with translation MKKQLLLVITVVLFAIFLAACGSDDNSASEEGENNKETKNTEDTADAAETSITVSDIYGEQTFEEVPERIVVLEWVYAEDLLALGIQPVGMADMEGYHSWINIEPALGEDVEDVGTRQEPNLEAIHALDPDVIITASSRHEGILDSLKDIAPTLAYNAYPEEGAGTQYEEMESTFKEIAKLVQKEEEADQILSDLSQAYTDIESEISDAGVENKQFVLSQAYSSENSPVIRLFKDNAMATEIMTEIGLENAYQSDGFQVYGFDETSVEALQTVQDAHFFYIVQEDDNIFSNQLAGNPAWEDLAFVKEDRTYQLPGDTWTFGGPLSAEVFANQIKEALVQAK, from the coding sequence GTGAAAAAGCAATTATTGTTAGTTATTACAGTAGTTTTATTCGCAATATTTTTGGCTGCTTGTGGAAGCGATGACAATTCTGCCAGTGAAGAAGGGGAAAATAATAAGGAAACAAAAAATACGGAAGACACAGCTGACGCAGCAGAAACTTCTATTACCGTCTCTGATATATATGGTGAGCAAACGTTTGAGGAAGTGCCGGAGCGCATTGTTGTACTAGAGTGGGTATATGCAGAGGATCTGTTAGCATTAGGGATACAACCTGTCGGTATGGCGGATATGGAAGGATATCATTCCTGGATTAACATTGAGCCTGCATTAGGTGAGGATGTGGAAGATGTAGGAACCCGTCAAGAGCCAAACCTGGAAGCGATTCATGCGTTAGACCCTGATGTGATCATTACAGCAAGTTCTCGACATGAAGGGATCCTTGACAGCTTAAAAGATATAGCCCCTACATTGGCCTATAATGCTTACCCGGAAGAAGGAGCAGGCACTCAATATGAAGAAATGGAATCTACTTTTAAAGAGATTGCCAAGTTAGTACAAAAAGAAGAAGAAGCAGATCAAATTCTGAGTGATTTATCTCAAGCGTATACTGATATAGAATCTGAAATTTCAGACGCAGGTGTGGAGAATAAGCAATTTGTTTTATCACAAGCGTACAGCTCTGAAAATTCTCCTGTTATTCGATTATTCAAAGATAACGCAATGGCAACAGAAATTATGACTGAGATAGGACTTGAAAATGCTTATCAATCCGATGGTTTCCAAGTATACGGGTTCGATGAAACGAGTGTAGAAGCATTACAAACGGTACAAGATGCGCACTTTTTCTATATCGTACAAGAAGATGACAATATCTTCTCCAATCAACTGGCAGGAAATCCCGCATGGGAAGACCTTGCCTTTGTAAAAGAAGATAGAACATATCAATTGCCAGGTGATACGTGGACATTTGGTGGACCATTATCCGCAGAAGTGTTTGCCAATCAAATTAAGGAAGCATTAGTACAAGCGAAGTGA
- a CDS encoding iron ABC transporter permease, with protein MNILKDSYIWKTVLTFGGGTVLLLLLLFIHLQQGSVSIPAAIMLQAIFNPQDIIEHHTIRYLRMPRAMMGVLAGGALAVSGVLLQTITKNPLASASTLGIHSGSYFAVVFASVFMTTTNGWSGLLIAFTGGVLTAFLVYTLAGVVHASPVKMVLAGMVITMMFSAFTSLLQIFFENETAGLFLWGSGTLVQNNWSGVQFVLPFTVIGLFVSMLIAKSLDIFQLGDDVAKGLGQNVQLMRIAAVLVAVFLTSVTVSVVGPIGFVGLIAPHLIKLLGFQKHLVIILGSFLWGANVLLGADVLARVIDPSFSELPVGAITAFIGAPWLIWLIMKKRNKQYSQKDTAILAGQLYTPTLQKWMLPTLFIIAIITLFVGVATGNNGMELYQTFQAIFYNQDPFIKDMALDLRLPRLLVAAGSGILLAISGYIFQGVLRNPLADPSVIGITSGAGVGALLFLYIGSVSAVWMPLGAFLGAVIAFLIVMALAYKADFQPALLALLGIGVSAFGSAVIQIIVVQSDMAVASALTWLSGTTYATSWTELVYYLLGPLVILVPLVYIVSDRIHTLALGDDTAKGLGLAVVKTRFYMALLASLVAAASVATVGTIGFVGLIAPHVARLLLGPVHKKLLPATALLGAVFLMIADVLSRTLLVPKEIPSGIIVAIIGAPYFLWLMNRSNKWKF; from the coding sequence ATGAACATCCTAAAAGACTCATACATTTGGAAAACGGTTCTTACCTTTGGAGGGGGAACCGTCCTTTTACTTTTGCTATTATTTATTCATTTACAGCAGGGGAGTGTTTCCATTCCTGCTGCTATCATGTTACAAGCAATTTTTAATCCTCAGGATATAATCGAGCATCATACGATTCGCTATCTAAGGATGCCGAGAGCTATGATGGGTGTCCTTGCTGGTGGGGCATTGGCTGTGTCTGGAGTGCTTTTACAGACAATAACAAAAAATCCATTAGCTTCAGCAAGTACGCTCGGTATTCACTCAGGTTCTTACTTTGCAGTGGTGTTTGCCAGTGTATTTATGACCACCACAAACGGATGGAGTGGCCTCCTCATTGCTTTTACTGGTGGTGTACTTACTGCTTTTCTCGTTTATACTTTAGCAGGTGTCGTACATGCCAGCCCAGTGAAGATGGTGTTGGCTGGTATGGTCATAACGATGATGTTTTCGGCATTTACCTCTTTGTTACAGATATTCTTTGAAAATGAAACAGCTGGTTTATTTTTATGGGGTTCGGGGACACTTGTCCAAAATAACTGGAGTGGTGTGCAATTTGTCTTACCGTTTACTGTAATAGGTCTTTTTGTTTCTATGCTTATTGCAAAATCACTTGATATATTTCAATTAGGAGATGATGTCGCAAAAGGCCTTGGGCAAAATGTCCAATTAATGCGTATAGCTGCAGTATTAGTTGCGGTGTTCCTTACCTCTGTAACCGTTAGTGTTGTTGGTCCAATCGGCTTTGTTGGGTTGATAGCACCGCACCTGATTAAATTACTAGGTTTTCAAAAGCATCTTGTTATTATACTAGGTTCGTTTTTATGGGGAGCCAATGTACTATTAGGTGCAGATGTTCTCGCTAGGGTGATAGATCCTAGTTTCTCAGAATTACCTGTTGGAGCGATTACCGCATTTATTGGGGCGCCCTGGCTCATTTGGCTTATTATGAAGAAACGGAATAAACAATACAGTCAAAAAGATACGGCTATTTTGGCAGGCCAATTATACACCCCAACTTTACAAAAATGGATGTTACCCACACTATTCATAATTGCAATAATTACATTGTTTGTTGGTGTTGCAACAGGTAATAATGGTATGGAATTGTACCAAACATTTCAGGCGATATTTTATAATCAGGATCCTTTTATAAAAGATATGGCACTTGATTTACGATTACCTAGATTATTGGTAGCAGCGGGTAGTGGGATCCTTTTGGCAATAAGCGGATATATCTTTCAAGGTGTTTTGCGCAATCCGCTTGCAGATCCATCGGTAATTGGAATTACATCGGGTGCAGGTGTCGGAGCTCTTCTCTTTCTCTATATCGGCTCTGTTTCGGCTGTATGGATGCCACTAGGTGCATTTCTGGGCGCTGTAATTGCTTTTCTAATTGTCATGGCATTAGCGTATAAAGCCGACTTTCAACCTGCATTACTGGCGCTTTTAGGGATAGGTGTTTCAGCGTTTGGTTCAGCAGTTATTCAAATAATTGTCGTTCAGTCGGATATGGCAGTAGCCTCTGCACTAACGTGGTTATCTGGTACAACTTATGCAACTAGCTGGACGGAATTGGTTTATTATTTGCTAGGACCACTGGTGATATTAGTTCCCCTCGTATATATTGTAAGTGATCGTATTCATACGTTAGCACTTGGGGACGATACAGCAAAAGGGCTAGGATTAGCGGTTGTAAAAACAAGGTTTTATATGGCGCTATTAGCTTCTTTAGTAGCAGCTGCAAGTGTCGCTACTGTCGGTACCATTGGTTTTGTAGGATTAATAGCTCCGCACGTTGCTCGTTTGTTATTAGGTCCGGTTCATAAAAAATTATTACCAGCTACCGCTTTATTGGGTGCTGTTTTCCTTATGATAGCTGACGTGCTGAGCCGAACTTTATTAGTTCCAAAAGAAATTCCTTCAGGCATAATCGTTGCCATCATAGGTGCACCATATTTTTTATGGTTAATGAACCGTTCAAACAAATGGAAATTTTAA